Proteins encoded in a region of the Flammeovirga yaeyamensis genome:
- the udk gene encoding uridine kinase: protein MEQAFIVGITGGSGSGKTTFIKNLTKLIGKENVCTVSQDNYYIDKDKQPEDKKGIKNFDTPYSIDLEKFYQDITKLKNGEEVQIQEYTFNNASATPKMLKFVPKKVIILEGIFVFHDPRVLEIIDLKLFIEAKAHLKLSRRIKRDNVERGYDINDVLYRYENHVMPAYENYIKPHKENVDIIVRNDRNFDVALDVVKTFLLGKI, encoded by the coding sequence ATGGAACAAGCCTTTATAGTCGGTATCACCGGCGGAAGTGGATCTGGAAAAACTACTTTCATTAAAAATCTTACCAAGCTCATTGGAAAAGAAAACGTATGTACTGTTTCTCAGGATAACTACTACATTGATAAAGACAAACAACCTGAGGACAAAAAAGGGATTAAAAATTTTGACACTCCTTACTCAATTGATCTAGAGAAATTCTACCAAGATATCACCAAACTTAAAAATGGTGAAGAGGTACAAATTCAAGAATATACTTTCAATAATGCTAGTGCTACTCCAAAGATGCTCAAGTTTGTTCCAAAGAAAGTGATTATCCTTGAAGGTATCTTCGTATTCCACGACCCAAGAGTGTTAGAAATTATCGATTTGAAACTATTCATTGAGGCAAAAGCACACCTAAAACTAAGTCGTAGAATCAAAAGAGATAACGTGGAAAGAGGGTACGATATCAACGATGTTTTGTACAGATATGAAAATCACGTGATGCCTGCTTACGAGAATTATATCAAACCACACAAAGAAAATGTGGATATTATCGTAAGAAATGACAGAAATTTCGATGTTGCGCTAGATGTTGTTAAAACATTCTTGCTTGGAAAAATTTAA
- a CDS encoding PDZ domain-containing protein — MKTNVSKMMLLGMLFLIISPTIHQTIAQESKAHLKNLVFENERSNYVQIPFELINNLMIISVVINQSDSLKLILDTGVTYPIISDPNVVKSIGFDQRRVREIDIKGWGTKKDIIAYHSWGNTVNLDGIVGLNQDIIFANHDILLLSKNLGMHVHGLIGATIFNHFIVHIDYIKKKITLYDQDFYAKKRRSKFHKRYDKFPLEVNKNRSYIVSTAKKQGEETTYKLKLLVDTGASHALSILEKENSPMRASVQAIRDHLGVGINGDLYGKVSKLDLWKIGDFIIEDPIAKYPDFDVSHLNKIGKDRHGSIGSEILRRFSVVIDYKNQEILLRKNRDFKQTFQYNLLGLDFIKPFPQLPYYEVSQIREASPASKAGIKKGDRLLKVNGTSVSALTMEEVRNLFRGKHGQKLSLGIVSNSGESKKLTLTLEDPFKYEAND, encoded by the coding sequence ATGAAAACCAACGTATCAAAAATGATGTTGTTGGGAATGCTATTTTTGATAATTTCACCAACCATACATCAAACCATTGCACAAGAGTCAAAAGCACATTTGAAAAACCTCGTTTTCGAAAATGAGAGAAGTAACTATGTGCAAATTCCATTTGAACTTATCAATAATTTGATGATCATTTCTGTTGTGATCAATCAATCAGACTCTTTAAAATTGATCCTTGACACAGGAGTGACCTATCCCATTATTAGTGATCCTAATGTTGTTAAGTCAATAGGCTTTGATCAAAGAAGGGTGAGAGAAATAGATATTAAAGGCTGGGGAACAAAAAAAGATATTATAGCTTATCATTCTTGGGGTAATACGGTTAATTTAGATGGTATTGTGGGATTAAACCAGGATATCATTTTTGCAAATCATGATATTTTGCTGCTATCAAAAAATCTGGGAATGCACGTGCATGGACTTATTGGTGCGACTATTTTCAATCATTTTATTGTGCATATTGATTATATCAAAAAGAAAATCACTTTGTATGATCAAGATTTTTACGCTAAAAAGAGAAGAAGTAAATTCCATAAAAGGTATGATAAGTTTCCATTGGAGGTCAATAAAAATAGAAGCTACATAGTATCAACAGCTAAAAAACAGGGAGAGGAAACCACTTATAAACTAAAGTTACTAGTTGATACTGGAGCAAGTCATGCTTTATCGATTTTAGAAAAAGAGAACTCGCCCATGCGTGCTTCTGTTCAAGCCATCCGGGATCATTTGGGAGTTGGAATAAACGGAGACCTTTATGGAAAAGTGAGTAAATTGGATCTTTGGAAGATAGGTGATTTTATTATTGAGGATCCCATTGCAAAATACCCAGACTTTGATGTCTCTCATCTAAATAAAATAGGAAAGGACAGACACGGGAGTATAGGTTCTGAGATTTTACGAAGATTCTCAGTAGTCATTGATTATAAAAATCAAGAAATATTACTAAGAAAAAATAGAGATTTTAAACAAACTTTTCAATACAATCTTCTTGGACTTGATTTTATAAAACCATTCCCTCAATTGCCTTATTATGAGGTCTCTCAAATAAGAGAAGCATCACCAGCTAGTAAAGCGGGAATAAAAAAGGGCGATCGTTTACTCAAAGTAAATGGCACCTCGGTAAGTGCTTTAACGATGGAAGAAGTAAGGAATTTATTTAGAGGTAAACATGGTCAAAAACTATCGCTTGGAATCGTAAGTAATTCAGGAGAAAGTAAGAAACTCACTCTCACATTAGAAGACCCTTTTAAATATGAAGCAAATGATTAA
- a CDS encoding biotin--[acetyl-CoA-carboxylase] ligase, with translation MYKISANTSIIGKSVIYVPSCHSTNDHLNTLVSQHQLAEGTTVVTSAQTNGRGQRGNTWECESDKNITLSFLLHPNFLQAQEQFNLNIAVSLAVFDTFSKLLNGEDIKIKWPNDLIINNKKVGGILIENYIVGKNISHSVIGIGLNINQTGFSGNFSATSLFLLTDRIFNLRTVTESLLERLDFRYDQLKNNKLEILKREYYDHLFWYQEEGYFEERIPNQVPRRFYGHIIGVNQNGCLSVMMDDKEVKHYGFKEIKHLY, from the coding sequence TTGTATAAAATTTCTGCCAATACGTCTATTATCGGTAAAAGTGTCATATATGTGCCTAGTTGTCACTCTACAAATGACCACCTAAATACCCTAGTTTCCCAACATCAATTAGCTGAAGGAACTACTGTAGTTACCTCTGCTCAAACCAATGGAAGAGGACAGAGAGGAAATACTTGGGAATGTGAATCTGATAAGAATATCACTTTATCATTTCTGCTTCACCCCAACTTTCTCCAAGCACAAGAACAATTCAATTTAAATATAGCAGTTTCTTTGGCAGTTTTTGATACTTTTTCGAAACTATTAAACGGGGAAGACATAAAAATTAAATGGCCTAACGATTTAATTATCAATAATAAGAAAGTAGGAGGTATTTTGATTGAGAATTATATTGTCGGAAAGAATATTTCGCACTCTGTTATTGGTATTGGTCTAAACATCAATCAGACAGGTTTTTCGGGTAATTTTTCTGCCACTTCTTTATTCCTCTTAACCGATAGAATCTTTAATCTTAGAACGGTGACTGAATCGCTTTTGGAACGTTTAGATTTTAGATATGATCAGCTTAAAAACAATAAATTGGAAATTCTTAAAAGAGAATATTACGACCATTTGTTTTGGTATCAAGAAGAAGGATATTTTGAAGAAAGAATTCCAAATCAGGTTCCTAGAAGGTTTTACGGACACATCATTGGGGTAAATCAAAATGGTTGTTTATCTGTTATGATGGATGATAAAGAAGTAAAACACTATGGATTTAAAGAGATAAAACACCTTTATTAA